Proteins from a single region of Thermotoga maritima MSB8:
- a CDS encoding exonuclease SbcCD subunit D, with protein sequence MINLKELKILHTSDWHLGVTSWTSSRPVDRREELKKALDKVVEEAEKREVDLILLTGDLLHSRNNPSVVALHDLLDYLKRMMRTAPVVVLPGNHDWKGLKLFGNFVTSISSDITFVMSFEPVDVEAKRGQKVRILPFPYPDESEALRKNEGDFRFFLESRLNKLYEEALKKEDFAIFMGHFTVEGLAGYAGIEQGREIIINRALIPSVVDYAALGHIHSFREIQKQPLTIYPGSLIRIDFGEEADEKGAVFVELKRGEPPRYERIDASPLPLKTLYYKKIDTSALKSIRDFCRNFPGYVRVVYEEDSGILPDLMGEIDNLVKIERKSRREIEEVLRESPEEFKEELDKLDYFELFKEYLKKREENHEKLLKILDELLDEVKKSEA encoded by the coding sequence GTGATTAATTTGAAGGAGCTCAAAATACTCCACACATCCGACTGGCACCTCGGTGTCACCTCGTGGACCAGTTCGCGTCCAGTAGATAGACGTGAAGAACTGAAGAAAGCGCTCGATAAAGTAGTCGAAGAAGCCGAAAAGAGAGAGGTCGATCTGATTCTTTTAACGGGTGATCTTCTTCACTCGAGGAACAATCCCTCAGTCGTCGCTCTGCACGATCTTCTGGATTATCTGAAGAGGATGATGAGAACAGCTCCTGTGGTTGTACTTCCAGGAAACCACGATTGGAAGGGGTTGAAACTCTTCGGAAACTTCGTAACATCGATCTCAAGCGACATAACCTTTGTCATGTCTTTCGAACCTGTGGATGTAGAAGCCAAACGGGGCCAGAAGGTGAGAATTCTTCCCTTTCCATATCCTGACGAGTCGGAAGCTTTGAGAAAAAACGAGGGAGACTTCCGGTTCTTCCTCGAATCCAGACTCAATAAACTTTACGAAGAAGCGCTGAAGAAGGAAGATTTCGCTATCTTCATGGGTCACTTCACTGTTGAAGGGCTCGCGGGTTACGCTGGAATCGAGCAAGGAAGAGAGATCATCATAAACAGAGCGTTGATTCCGTCGGTGGTTGATTACGCTGCGCTCGGGCACATTCATAGTTTTCGAGAGATTCAGAAGCAACCTCTCACCATATACCCTGGCTCTCTCATAAGGATAGATTTCGGAGAAGAAGCGGACGAAAAGGGAGCGGTCTTTGTTGAGCTGAAAAGAGGAGAACCGCCCAGGTATGAAAGAATAGACGCCTCCCCTCTTCCGTTGAAAACTCTCTACTACAAAAAGATAGACACCTCTGCCTTGAAAAGCATAAGGGATTTCTGCAGGAATTTTCCTGGTTACGTGAGGGTGGTTTATGAAGAAGACTCCGGTATTCTTCCCGACCTGATGGGAGAGATAGATAATCTGGTGAAGATAGAGAGAAAGTCAAGAAGAGAGATAGAGGAGGTGCTTCGAGAAAGCCCGGAAGAGTTCAAAGAAGAACTGGACAAGCTTGATTATTTCGAACTCTTCAAGGAGTATTTGAAGAAGAGAGAAGAAAACCACGAAAAGCTGTTGAAAATCCTGGATGAGCTTCTCGATGAGGTGAAAAAGAGTGAGGCCTGA
- a CDS encoding AAA family ATPase codes for MRPERLTVRNFLGLKNVDIEFQSGITVVEGPNGAGKSSLFEAISFALFGNGIRYPNSYDYVNRNAVDGTARLVFQFERGGKRYEIIREINALQRKHNAKLSEILENGKKAAIAAKPTSVKQEVEKILGIEHRTFIRTVFLPQGEIDKLLISPPSEITEIISDVFQSKETLEKLEKLLKEKMKKLENEISSLQALYTAIWKYLEENDLEVLKSELKTVSEKKKELLKKREELQKEEEQLKRLLEKYRELVKKKERLRVLSLRRNELQKEVIYEQKVKKAKELEPLFREIYLRQREFERFSQELNSREKRYKELESEKEAISKEIPVHRERLSKLEEIGEKIKEELDLLEKVLKASRPLLEQRIRLKENLTRLEEEFRRLVGEKEKREKELLSIEKTENETKNELEKLLDELSILKKDHMKWLAYQIASSLNEGDTCPVCGGVFHGKVEAVEFNIDEFEKLDQKRSELENTLNVLKERKKSLSSLIEDLLMKIEEGKKNLKSIRNQIEKIEEELHRLGYSEDLEEKLDEKRKKLRKIEEERHSISQKITAADVQISQIENQLKEIKGEIEAKRETLKEQREEMDQLKSDFFDRLRKIGIGFEEFRILVKEEVKDAEKELGVVETEIRLLEESLKELESENVRDVSEDYEKVRNQLEALSQEISDLERKEGRLNHLIEETLRRERELKSLEKKLKEMSDEYNNLDLLRKYLFDKSNFSRYFTGRVLEAVLKRTKAYLDILTNGRFDIDFDDEKGGFIIKDWGIERPARGLSGGERALISISLAMSLAEVASGRLDAFFIDEGFSSLDTENKEKIASVLKELERLNKVIVFITHDREFSEAFDRKLRITGGVVVNE; via the coding sequence GTGAGGCCTGAAAGACTCACCGTTAGAAACTTTCTCGGACTGAAAAACGTCGATATAGAGTTCCAGAGCGGAATAACGGTTGTAGAGGGTCCTAACGGTGCAGGGAAGTCGTCCCTCTTCGAAGCCATTTCTTTCGCACTTTTCGGGAACGGGATAAGGTATCCCAACTCGTACGATTACGTGAACAGGAACGCCGTCGATGGAACTGCCCGTCTCGTGTTTCAATTCGAACGTGGAGGGAAAAGATACGAAATCATAAGAGAGATAAATGCCCTGCAGAGAAAACACAACGCGAAGCTCTCCGAGATACTGGAAAACGGAAAGAAAGCGGCCATAGCTGCAAAACCTACCAGTGTTAAGCAGGAAGTGGAAAAAATTCTGGGAATAGAACACAGAACCTTCATAAGAACGGTTTTCCTCCCACAGGGGGAAATAGACAAGCTTTTGATTTCTCCTCCATCGGAGATCACCGAGATCATCTCCGATGTTTTCCAAAGCAAAGAAACACTCGAAAAGCTGGAAAAACTCCTCAAAGAGAAAATGAAAAAGCTGGAGAACGAGATATCCTCATTGCAAGCTCTCTACACCGCTATCTGGAAATATCTGGAAGAGAACGATCTGGAAGTTCTGAAGAGCGAGCTGAAAACCGTCTCGGAGAAAAAGAAAGAACTTCTCAAAAAAAGAGAAGAACTCCAGAAAGAAGAAGAGCAGCTCAAGAGGCTTCTTGAAAAATATCGGGAACTCGTGAAAAAGAAAGAGAGGCTCAGGGTGCTTTCTCTGAGAAGGAACGAATTGCAAAAAGAAGTGATCTACGAACAGAAGGTGAAAAAAGCGAAAGAACTGGAGCCGCTCTTTCGAGAAATCTATCTCAGGCAGAGGGAATTTGAGAGGTTCTCACAGGAGCTGAACAGCAGGGAAAAGAGATACAAAGAACTCGAAAGTGAGAAGGAAGCGATCTCAAAAGAAATCCCTGTTCACAGGGAAAGACTTTCCAAGCTGGAGGAGATAGGAGAGAAGATCAAAGAAGAGCTGGATCTTCTTGAAAAGGTCTTGAAGGCCTCTCGGCCGCTTCTTGAGCAAAGAATAAGATTGAAAGAAAATCTCACGAGGCTCGAGGAAGAGTTCAGAAGACTCGTTGGAGAAAAAGAAAAGAGGGAAAAAGAACTGCTTTCTATTGAAAAGACAGAGAATGAAACGAAGAATGAGCTGGAAAAACTACTCGATGAACTTTCGATTTTGAAGAAAGACCACATGAAATGGCTGGCCTATCAGATAGCTTCCAGTCTGAACGAAGGTGATACTTGTCCTGTATGCGGTGGAGTGTTCCATGGAAAAGTGGAAGCCGTCGAATTCAACATCGATGAATTCGAGAAGCTCGATCAAAAAAGAAGCGAACTGGAAAACACCTTGAACGTTCTGAAAGAGAGAAAGAAAAGCCTTTCCAGCCTCATAGAGGATCTTCTGATGAAAATCGAAGAGGGGAAGAAAAATCTGAAGAGCATTCGAAATCAGATCGAAAAAATCGAAGAAGAACTGCACAGATTGGGTTATTCGGAAGATCTGGAGGAAAAACTGGATGAAAAAAGAAAAAAGCTCAGAAAAATAGAAGAAGAGAGGCATTCTATTTCCCAAAAGATCACAGCGGCCGACGTTCAGATTTCACAGATCGAAAACCAGCTGAAAGAAATAAAAGGAGAGATCGAAGCCAAAAGGGAAACTCTGAAAGAACAGCGCGAAGAGATGGACCAGTTGAAAAGTGATTTCTTCGATCGTTTAAGGAAGATAGGGATCGGCTTCGAAGAGTTCAGGATCCTCGTCAAAGAGGAAGTAAAGGACGCGGAAAAAGAATTGGGAGTTGTAGAGACGGAGATCAGGCTTCTTGAGGAAAGCCTGAAGGAGCTCGAATCAGAGAATGTTCGAGATGTGAGTGAAGATTACGAAAAGGTTCGAAATCAACTGGAAGCTCTCTCACAGGAAATATCGGATCTTGAGAGAAAAGAAGGACGGCTCAATCATCTCATCGAAGAAACACTCAGAAGAGAGCGAGAGTTGAAGAGTCTGGAGAAGAAACTAAAAGAGATGAGCGATGAATACAACAATCTGGATCTTCTGAGGAAATATCTGTTCGATAAAAGCAACTTCTCGAGATACTTCACAGGGAGAGTTCTCGAAGCGGTCCTGAAAAGAACGAAGGCATATCTCGACATTCTGACGAACGGAAGGTTCGACATAGATTTTGACGACGAAAAAGGTGGTTTTATCATAAAAGATTGGGGTATCGAAAGACCAGCGAGGGGACTTTCCGGTGGGGAAAGAGCTCTCATTTCCATATCTCTTGCCATGTCCCTTGCGGAGGTGGCCTCCGGCAGACTGGACGCGTTCTTCATCGATGAAGGGTTTTCCAGTCTCGACACGGAGAACAAAGAGAAGATCGCTTCCGTTTTGAAGGAACTCGAAAGATTGAACAAGGTGATCGTTTTCATCACGCACGACAGGGAGTTCTCGGAGGCTTTCGACAGGAAGCTGAGAATAACGGGAGGAGTTGTGGTGAATGAGTGA
- a CDS encoding HEAT repeat domain-containing protein, translating into MSDEKRKKEELIERIVSEKGEEAFPKLLELLEDEDPEVKEIVSEVFYRLGDRAREFLFNEIQKRRERGFEKNDITNLYIIDILGDLGEKRMKNVLYELMEKYDSEEALLIIYEALAKIGEGEVFLPELEYLMFEDAYRKELCEQVAMVLANIPTERSLRILLKALKSKEFSEDQKEFFRRAVEMILYRKPELSKYVTDEERKELGL; encoded by the coding sequence ATGAGTGACGAAAAGAGAAAGAAAGAGGAACTGATAGAGAGAATCGTGAGTGAAAAGGGAGAGGAAGCGTTTCCGAAACTGCTGGAGCTTCTGGAGGACGAAGACCCGGAAGTGAAAGAAATCGTTTCTGAAGTTTTCTACAGACTCGGTGATCGGGCAAGGGAGTTTCTCTTCAACGAAATTCAAAAGAGAAGGGAAAGAGGTTTCGAGAAGAACGACATCACGAATCTCTACATAATCGATATACTCGGAGATCTCGGTGAGAAAAGAATGAAGAACGTTCTTTACGAACTCATGGAAAAGTACGACTCGGAAGAAGCACTTCTCATCATATACGAAGCACTCGCTAAAATAGGAGAGGGGGAAGTCTTCCTGCCGGAACTGGAATACCTGATGTTCGAAGATGCCTACAGAAAGGAACTTTGCGAACAGGTGGCGATGGTGCTTGCCAATATTCCAACGGAGAGATCCCTGAGAATCCTCCTGAAGGCTCTGAAGAGCAAAGAGTTTTCGGAAGATCAGAAGGAGTTTTTCAGAAGGGCAGTGGAGATGATTCTGTACAGAAAACCGGAGCTTTCTAAGTATGTGACCGATGAGGAAAGAAAGGAGCTGGGATTATAG
- a CDS encoding ABC transporter ATP-binding protein: protein MKKSYGKKKKVLDGVSFSLEKGKSLGIVGQNSAGKTTLLKILATILKPDEGRLFLFEKNALKDLSYIRKRIAFVPEFPALLEELTVRENLLFFSRLRGVKMENFIVSELMLEPFMGTLVRNASKGVKQRTALAVALFGNPELLILDEPTSGLDVESASIVRSKLKRLKEEGITVIISSHIREDIEELCDEILVINGENGGDGFERDR, encoded by the coding sequence TTGAAGAAATCCTACGGGAAGAAGAAGAAGGTTCTGGATGGAGTTTCGTTTTCTCTCGAGAAAGGAAAATCCCTCGGCATTGTTGGACAGAATTCCGCGGGGAAGACCACTCTTTTGAAGATACTCGCCACCATCCTGAAACCGGACGAAGGAAGACTCTTTCTCTTCGAAAAAAACGCGCTGAAGGACCTGTCGTACATTCGAAAGAGAATAGCCTTCGTTCCCGAGTTCCCTGCTCTGCTTGAAGAACTCACAGTTCGTGAGAACCTTCTTTTCTTTTCCAGACTCAGAGGGGTGAAGATGGAAAACTTCATTGTCTCTGAGCTCATGCTGGAGCCTTTCATGGGAACCCTTGTTCGAAACGCTTCAAAAGGTGTGAAACAGAGAACGGCTCTCGCAGTAGCTCTATTTGGAAACCCTGAACTTCTGATCCTCGACGAGCCGACCAGCGGTCTCGATGTTGAATCAGCCAGCATCGTCAGGAGTAAACTGAAACGACTTAAAGAAGAAGGAATCACGGTGATAATATCTTCTCACATAAGGGAGGACATCGAAGAACTCTGCGACGAAATTCTGGTGATCAACGGTGAGAATGGGGGGGACGGCTTTGAACGAGATCGTTAA
- a CDS encoding sulfide/dihydroorotate dehydrogenase-like FAD/NAD-binding protein, giving the protein MNEIVKKVKIAEDVFDFWIHSPSVSKEARPGQFVVIRLHEKGERIPLTVADTKPEEGLFRMVVKVVGKTTHELSLKKEGDTILDVVGPLGNPSEIENYGNVLLVGGGVGIATLYPIAKALKEAGNNITTVLGARTKDYLIMVDEFKEISDVLLVTDDGSAGMKGVVTDAMDKLFRERKFDICWAVGPTIMMKFCTLKAREFGVPIWVSLNPIMVDGTGMCGACRVTVSGQIKFACVDGPEFRGEEVDWDELLKRLAQYREQEKISYERFLKTAGESE; this is encoded by the coding sequence TTGAACGAGATCGTTAAGAAGGTGAAAATCGCAGAAGACGTGTTCGATTTCTGGATCCATTCACCCTCTGTTTCAAAAGAAGCAAGACCGGGCCAGTTCGTTGTGATAAGGCTCCACGAAAAGGGAGAGCGAATTCCTCTAACGGTGGCAGACACAAAGCCTGAAGAAGGGTTGTTCAGGATGGTCGTGAAAGTTGTTGGAAAAACCACTCATGAGCTTTCTCTGAAGAAAGAGGGGGACACCATTCTCGATGTGGTGGGGCCCCTCGGGAACCCGAGTGAGATCGAAAACTACGGAAACGTCCTGCTCGTGGGTGGGGGAGTGGGAATAGCAACGCTCTATCCCATAGCGAAAGCGCTGAAAGAAGCAGGGAACAACATCACAACCGTTCTCGGTGCAAGAACGAAAGACTACCTGATCATGGTGGATGAATTCAAAGAGATATCTGATGTTCTGCTTGTGACGGATGACGGAAGCGCCGGAATGAAAGGTGTCGTAACGGACGCGATGGATAAACTCTTCAGGGAAAGAAAGTTCGATATCTGCTGGGCTGTTGGGCCCACCATTATGATGAAATTCTGCACGCTGAAAGCAAGAGAATTTGGCGTTCCGATATGGGTCTCTCTGAACCCGATAATGGTGGACGGAACGGGAATGTGCGGTGCCTGCAGGGTCACGGTTTCTGGCCAGATAAAGTTCGCCTGTGTGGACGGCCCCGAGTTCAGAGGGGAAGAAGTGGACTGGGACGAACTTCTGAAAAGACTCGCACAGTACAGAGAGCAGGAAAAGATCTCGTACGAAAGATTTTTGAAAACGGCAGGTGAATCAGAATGA
- the gltA gene encoding NADPH-dependent glutamate synthase, with translation MKNRKTPMKEQSPESRRRNFEEVALGYTLEEALEEAQRCLQCPTHPCVSGCPVEIDIPGFIRKLRDGKLEESYRILKSYNNLPAVCGRVCPQEVQCESRCVVGKMKDSEPVAIGRLERFVADWAAENLEEDVKPLAGSKKEKVAVVGSGPAGLTAAADLAKMGYHVDIFEAFHKPGGVLVYGIPEFRLPKRIVEREVSYIRKLGVNFHLNTVVGKTVKVKELLSEYDAVFIGTGAGTPKFMGIPGTNLNGVYSANEFLTRVNLMKAYLFPEYDTPIRVGKKVAVIGAGNTAMDAARSALRLGAEKVYIVYRRTEREMPARREEYHHALEEGIEFLWLTLPIRYIGDANGNVEAMECVRMELKEADGSGRPRPVPIEGSNFVLEVDMVIEAIGQGPNRVLLSEFPGLELNERGYIKADEDTGATSVKGVFAGGDIVTGAATVIKAMGAGKKAAQFIHSYLTGEWNPWQK, from the coding sequence ATGAAAAACAGAAAAACTCCGATGAAGGAACAATCGCCGGAATCGAGGAGAAGGAACTTCGAGGAAGTGGCGCTCGGCTACACGCTCGAAGAGGCTTTGGAGGAGGCTCAGAGGTGTCTTCAGTGTCCCACACATCCGTGCGTCTCCGGCTGTCCTGTGGAAATCGACATTCCCGGCTTCATAAGGAAACTCAGAGATGGAAAACTCGAGGAATCTTACAGAATTCTCAAAAGCTACAACAACCTTCCCGCAGTCTGTGGAAGAGTCTGTCCCCAGGAAGTTCAGTGTGAGTCGAGGTGTGTCGTGGGAAAGATGAAAGACAGCGAACCCGTTGCGATCGGAAGACTGGAACGATTCGTTGCGGACTGGGCGGCTGAGAACCTCGAGGAGGATGTGAAACCTCTGGCCGGGTCAAAAAAGGAGAAAGTCGCCGTCGTTGGTTCAGGTCCCGCGGGACTGACAGCCGCAGCGGATCTCGCGAAGATGGGATACCACGTTGACATCTTCGAAGCTTTTCACAAACCGGGTGGTGTTCTCGTGTATGGAATTCCGGAGTTTCGTCTTCCAAAGAGGATCGTCGAAAGAGAAGTCAGCTACATAAGGAAACTCGGGGTTAACTTCCACCTCAACACGGTCGTTGGTAAGACCGTCAAGGTGAAAGAGCTCCTTTCGGAGTACGACGCCGTCTTCATAGGTACCGGTGCGGGGACACCGAAGTTCATGGGAATTCCGGGAACGAATCTGAACGGGGTATACTCCGCAAACGAGTTTCTCACGAGGGTCAATCTCATGAAAGCCTATCTCTTTCCTGAGTACGACACACCCATCCGTGTGGGAAAGAAGGTAGCTGTGATAGGAGCTGGAAACACTGCTATGGATGCGGCAAGAAGCGCTCTCAGATTGGGAGCCGAAAAGGTGTACATTGTCTACAGGAGAACGGAACGTGAGATGCCTGCCAGAAGAGAGGAATACCACCATGCACTTGAGGAAGGAATCGAGTTTCTGTGGCTCACCCTCCCGATACGGTACATCGGTGACGCCAACGGAAACGTGGAAGCCATGGAGTGCGTAAGGATGGAGCTGAAAGAAGCAGACGGTTCGGGAAGGCCAAGACCCGTTCCCATCGAGGGAAGCAATTTCGTTCTCGAGGTTGACATGGTGATAGAGGCCATAGGGCAGGGTCCAAACAGGGTGCTTCTCTCTGAGTTCCCAGGCTTGGAACTGAATGAGCGTGGATACATCAAAGCAGACGAGGACACAGGAGCAACGAGCGTGAAAGGCGTCTTCGCAGGTGGAGATATCGTGACGGGTGCAGCGACGGTGATAAAGGCTATGGGAGCTGGAAAGAAAGCGGCGCAGTTCATCCACTCTTACCTCACGGGGGAATGGAATCCGTGGCAAAAGTGA
- the folA gene encoding dihydrofolate reductase, translating to MAKVIFVLAMDVSGKIASSVESWSSFEDRKNFRKITTEIGNVVMGRITFEEIGRPLPERLNVVLTRRPKTSNNPSLVFFNGSPADVVKFLEGKGYERVAVIGGKTVFTEFLREKLVDELFVTVEPYVFGKGIPFFDEFEGYFPLKLLEMRRLNERGTLFLKYSVEKSHR from the coding sequence GTGGCAAAAGTGATTTTCGTTCTTGCGATGGACGTCTCCGGAAAGATAGCCTCTTCTGTTGAGAGCTGGAGCTCATTTGAGGACAGAAAAAATTTCAGAAAAATCACCACAGAGATCGGAAACGTTGTGATGGGAAGAATCACCTTCGAGGAAATAGGAAGACCTCTTCCAGAGAGACTGAACGTTGTTTTGACAAGAAGACCCAAAACTTCCAACAATCCTTCACTCGTTTTTTTCAACGGTTCACCCGCGGATGTGGTAAAATTCCTCGAAGGAAAAGGCTACGAAAGGGTGGCTGTCATAGGAGGAAAGACCGTGTTCACGGAATTTCTGAGAGAAAAACTGGTAGATGAGCTTTTCGTCACTGTCGAACCGTACGTGTTCGGAAAGGGAATACCTTTTTTCGATGAGTTCGAAGGTTACTTTCCTTTGAAACTTCTGGAGATGAGGCGTTTGAACGAAAGAGGCACACTTTTTCTCAAATATTCTGTAGAAAAATCGCACCGTTAG
- a CDS encoding bifunctional aspartate carbamoyltransferase catalytic subunit/aspartate carbamoyltransferase regulatory subunit, with translation MKRDFLGRTLAVIEDLSVEEQMFLYEKTRELKQRWYSGEDVSDFRIKKRNVGIYIVFVEPSTRTKESFINAAKFHSGPNVKVNVFDSEHSSFNKQESYTDTFSMLTGYSDYSIFVVRTRLEGVCRLLERRISEFASRNGIEVPSFINAGDGKHEHPTQELLDEYTFLEQNGFDNSFIHVALVGDLLHGRTVHSKVNGLKIFKNVKVDLVAPEELMMPEHYVEKMKKNGFEVRIFSSIREYLDQKDVAKIWYFTRLQLERMGEDILEKVHVLREAVTFKKEYLDALPEGVKFYHPLPRHKVYPTIPNFLDTLPLNGWETQARNGYWVRIVLLSMFGGALEAPFDTSKKEEKPEEDFIIPAPITHGSKGVQKEGKRGIKPIENGTVIDHIAKGKTPEEIYSTILKIRKILRLYDVDSADGIFRSSDGSFKGYISLPDRYLSKKEIKKLSAISPNTTVNIIKNSTVVEKYRIKLPPTIYGFEELRCKNENCITNPAHGENASPSFVRNEKGQFICEYCETPHSFEEIWSI, from the coding sequence ATGAAACGGGATTTTCTCGGCAGAACCCTCGCAGTCATAGAAGATCTGAGCGTGGAGGAGCAGATGTTCCTCTATGAAAAAACCAGGGAGCTCAAACAGAGATGGTACAGCGGAGAGGATGTATCGGATTTCAGGATAAAGAAGAGAAACGTTGGAATATACATCGTTTTCGTTGAACCAAGCACGAGGACGAAAGAATCCTTCATAAACGCCGCGAAGTTTCACTCGGGCCCGAACGTGAAGGTGAACGTTTTCGATTCGGAACATTCCTCTTTCAACAAACAGGAGAGCTACACGGACACCTTCTCCATGCTCACAGGCTACAGCGACTACTCCATATTCGTTGTGAGAACAAGACTCGAGGGAGTCTGCAGACTCCTGGAAAGAAGAATATCAGAGTTCGCAAGCAGGAACGGTATAGAAGTACCCTCTTTTATAAACGCGGGTGACGGAAAGCACGAGCATCCAACACAGGAACTTCTGGATGAATACACCTTTCTCGAGCAGAACGGTTTTGACAACTCGTTCATACATGTGGCACTCGTTGGTGACCTGCTTCACGGCCGAACGGTTCATTCTAAAGTGAACGGCTTGAAGATATTCAAAAATGTGAAGGTGGATCTTGTGGCACCGGAAGAACTCATGATGCCTGAGCATTACGTAGAGAAGATGAAAAAGAACGGTTTTGAGGTCAGGATTTTCTCTTCGATCAGAGAGTATCTCGACCAGAAAGATGTGGCAAAGATCTGGTACTTTACACGGCTTCAACTCGAAAGAATGGGAGAAGACATTCTCGAGAAGGTTCATGTTCTGAGAGAAGCAGTCACTTTCAAAAAAGAGTATCTGGACGCACTGCCGGAAGGAGTGAAGTTCTATCATCCGCTTCCAAGGCACAAGGTTTATCCGACGATACCGAACTTTCTGGACACACTTCCTCTGAACGGATGGGAAACACAGGCTAGGAACGGTTACTGGGTGAGGATCGTGCTTCTTTCCATGTTTGGTGGAGCGCTGGAAGCACCTTTCGATACCTCGAAGAAAGAAGAAAAACCAGAAGAAGACTTCATAATCCCCGCTCCCATCACACACGGATCAAAGGGGGTTCAAAAGGAAGGAAAGAGAGGCATAAAACCCATCGAAAACGGAACGGTGATAGACCACATAGCCAAGGGAAAGACACCGGAGGAAATCTACTCAACAATTTTGAAAATAAGGAAAATTCTGAGACTCTACGATGTGGACAGTGCGGATGGTATTTTCCGGTCGAGCGATGGAAGCTTCAAGGGTTACATCAGCCTGCCGGATCGTTATCTCTCCAAGAAAGAAATAAAGAAACTCTCGGCGATTTCTCCGAACACCACGGTCAACATCATAAAAAACAGCACGGTTGTTGAAAAGTACAGAATAAAGCTTCCACCAACGATCTATGGATTCGAAGAGCTCCGATGCAAAAACGAGAACTGTATCACCAATCCCGCACACGGTGAAAATGCTTCACCTTCCTTTGTGAGAAACGAAAAAGGACAGTTCATATGCGAGTACTGTGAAACACCGCATTCTTTCGAAGAGATCTGGAGTATTTGA
- the nadX gene encoding aspartate dehydrogenase — translation MTVLIIGMGNIGKKLVELGNFEKIYAYDRISKDIPGVVRLDEFQVPSDVSTVVECASPEAVKEYSLQILKNPVNYIIISTSAFADEVFRERFFSELKNSPARVFFPSGAIGGLDVLSSIKDFVKNVRIETIKPPKSLGLDLKGKTVVFEGSVEEASKLFPRNINVASTIGLIVGFEKVKVTIVADPAMDHNIHIVRISSAIGNYEFKIENIPSPENPKTSMLTVYSILRTLRNLESKIIFG, via the coding sequence ATGACTGTTCTGATCATCGGAATGGGAAATATTGGGAAAAAACTCGTAGAACTGGGAAATTTCGAGAAAATCTACGCTTACGACAGGATTTCAAAAGACATTCCGGGAGTCGTTCGCCTCGATGAATTCCAGGTTCCTTCAGACGTCAGCACGGTTGTCGAATGCGCTTCTCCAGAAGCCGTTAAAGAATACTCACTTCAGATCCTGAAAAACCCTGTGAACTACATCATAATCAGCACCAGCGCTTTCGCGGACGAAGTTTTCAGGGAAAGGTTCTTCAGCGAATTGAAAAATTCACCAGCCAGGGTCTTTTTCCCATCCGGTGCCATCGGCGGTCTCGATGTTCTCTCTTCCATCAAAGATTTCGTCAAAAACGTCCGCATAGAAACAATAAAACCTCCAAAGAGTCTCGGCCTGGATTTGAAAGGTAAAACAGTCGTGTTCGAAGGAAGTGTTGAGGAAGCGTCAAAACTATTTCCAAGAAACATCAACGTAGCGTCGACCATCGGCCTTATAGTGGGCTTTGAAAAGGTAAAGGTAACAATAGTGGCAGATCCCGCCATGGATCACAACATCCACATTGTAAGAATCTCCTCCGCTATCGGAAACTACGAATTCAAAATAGAGAATATTCCATCACCAGAAAACCCAAAAACAAGTATGCTAACAGTCTATTCGATTCTCAGAACCTTGAGAAATCTCGAATCAAAAATCATATTCGGATGA